A single genomic interval of Anser cygnoides isolate HZ-2024a breed goose chromosome 7, Taihu_goose_T2T_genome, whole genome shotgun sequence harbors:
- the SNCG gene encoding gamma-synuclein yields MDVFKKGFSIAKEGVVAAAEKTKQGVTEAAEKTKEGVMYVGTKTKEGVVQSVTSVAEKTKEQASVVGEAVVASVNTVANKTVEGAETIVATTGVVKKEELAPPQQPGAAGEAATAGSAEGSGEGENEGN; encoded by the exons ATGGATGTCTTTAAGAAAGGTTTCTCCATTGCTAAAGAAGGTGTggtggctgctgcagaaaagaCCAAGCAGGGAGTGACAGAGGCTGCAGAGAAGACTAAAGAAGGTGTGATGTATGTAG GTACCAAAACCAAGGAAGGTGTAGTGCAAAGCGTGACCTCAG TTGCTGAGAAGACCAAGGAGCAGGCCAGCGTGGTGGGAGAAGCCGTAGTAGCCAGTGTGAACACAGTGGCGAACAAGACAGTAGAAGGAGCAGAGACCATTGTGGCCACTACAGGAGTTGTAAAAAAG gaggagctggcccCGCCACAGCAGCCGGGGGCCGCGGGAGAGGCGGCCACAGCTGGGAGCGCAGAAGGCAGCGGAGAG GGTGAAAATGAAGGCAATTAA
- the ADIRF gene encoding adipogenesis regulatory factor isoform X1: MPDLHFLVKTQVLNFIEAEGCEKASGATMSSKSFQGLKEQAEGAAKDAANSLGQATQDAVNQITDASQKAIDKASKTAQDGVEKATGQAAEAMSGFGKKCGLKK, encoded by the exons ATGCCAGATTtgcattttcttgtaaaaacaCAG GTGTTGAACTTTATTGAAGCAGAGGGCTGTGAAAAGGCATCAGGAGCCACCATGTCAAGTAAAAGCTTCCAGGGACTGAAGGAGCAGGCAGAAGGTGCAGCAAAAGATGCTG CAAATTCACTGGGACAGGCTACGCAAGATGCAGTCAACCAGATTACAGATGCCAGCCAGAAAG CTATTGATAAGGCTTCCAAGACAGCACAGGATGGTGTAGAAAAAGCAACTGGACAAGCTGCAGAAGCCATGTCTGGCTTTGGGAAAAAATGTGGACTTAAGAAATAA
- the ADIRF gene encoding adipogenesis regulatory factor isoform X2 — protein sequence MSSKSFQGLKEQAEGAAKDAANSLGQATQDAVNQITDASQKAIDKASKTAQDGVEKATGQAAEAMSGFGKKCGLKK from the exons ATGTCAAGTAAAAGCTTCCAGGGACTGAAGGAGCAGGCAGAAGGTGCAGCAAAAGATGCTG CAAATTCACTGGGACAGGCTACGCAAGATGCAGTCAACCAGATTACAGATGCCAGCCAGAAAG CTATTGATAAGGCTTCCAAGACAGCACAGGATGGTGTAGAAAAAGCAACTGGACAAGCTGCAGAAGCCATGTCTGGCTTTGGGAAAAAATGTGGACTTAAGAAATAA